Proteins encoded together in one bacterium window:
- a CDS encoding Dabb family protein translates to MTRRIVATATLPDELGAADRQRVCEALERLGGLVSELSHSHAGLHVEGSVGGGDLTWDFAVPDPEALRELTTLLDTEGWAGLFRCAQADERACLARVEQIEGWLVEPVAANVPHADLVGIKRTNLVRVLDDAATDAVDRWQREVPVLADHVPAIRNWSLARVRAIGPTSPRVRWTHVWEQEFETLAGLLEDYMASPYHWGHLDGWYDVEMPHCIMDPDLAHLYCNAKQNVLSWMGTSA, encoded by the coding sequence ATGACCCGACGCATCGTCGCGACCGCCACCCTTCCCGACGAGCTCGGCGCCGCCGATCGCCAGCGCGTATGCGAGGCCCTCGAACGACTCGGCGGCCTCGTTTCCGAGCTCAGCCATTCGCACGCGGGCCTGCACGTCGAGGGCTCGGTCGGCGGTGGGGACCTGACCTGGGACTTCGCCGTCCCCGATCCGGAGGCGCTTCGCGAGCTGACGACGCTCCTCGACACGGAGGGCTGGGCGGGGCTCTTCAGGTGCGCGCAGGCGGACGAACGCGCCTGCCTCGCGCGCGTGGAGCAGATCGAGGGTTGGCTCGTCGAGCCGGTCGCCGCGAACGTGCCGCACGCGGATCTGGTCGGCATCAAACGCACGAATCTCGTCCGCGTGCTGGACGACGCGGCGACCGACGCCGTCGACCGGTGGCAACGGGAAGTCCCGGTCCTCGCGGACCACGTCCCCGCCATCCGCAATTGGAGCCTCGCCCGTGTCCGCGCGATCGGACCGACTTCGCCGCGCGTTCGCTGGACCCACGTCTGGGAGCAGGAGTTCGAGACCCTCGCAGGACTGCTCGAGGACTACATGGCGAGCCCCTACCACTGGGGCCACCTCGACGGCTGGTACGACGTCGAGATGCCCCACTGCATCATGGATCCGGACCTGGCCCACCTCTACTGCAACGCCAAGCAGAACGTGCTGTCGTGGATGGGCACGTCGGCCTGA